A genomic region of Nostoc sp. UHCC 0702 contains the following coding sequences:
- a CDS encoding FkbM family methyltransferase gives MKTQLISKVLRKVRQRVFPLLGIDEITGTKISSRNDLLHIGTGYGGWVVPKDLLQAESICYCVGCGEDITFDLGLIETFDCHVYAFDPTPRAIKHVREHAAHYDQYHFFDIGLWDQEEKLRFYAPKNLDHVSHSALNLQKTEEFFEAKVDRLANIMQKNGHTHIDLLKLDIEGAEYKVINSIIEDKLDIKILCIEYDEAGIPLDTNYKNRIKQSVASILDSGYSMVCAQNVGGNYTFVKHA, from the coding sequence ATGAAGACACAACTTATTTCTAAGGTATTACGGAAAGTGCGTCAGCGCGTATTTCCCCTACTGGGGATAGATGAAATAACTGGTACAAAAATATCGTCACGTAATGATTTGTTACATATAGGGACAGGTTATGGTGGCTGGGTGGTTCCGAAAGATTTACTCCAGGCAGAATCTATATGCTACTGCGTCGGCTGTGGGGAAGACATTACATTTGATTTAGGGTTGATAGAAACATTTGACTGCCATGTATACGCTTTTGACCCTACTCCCCGCGCAATCAAGCACGTCAGAGAACACGCTGCCCATTATGACCAATATCATTTCTTTGATATTGGGTTGTGGGATCAAGAGGAAAAATTAAGGTTTTACGCACCAAAAAATCTAGACCATGTATCACACTCAGCCTTAAATCTACAAAAAACCGAAGAATTTTTTGAGGCTAAAGTAGACAGACTGGCAAATATCATGCAGAAGAACGGGCACACTCACATTGACTTACTAAAACTAGATATTGAGGGAGCCGAGTATAAGGTCATAAACTCGATTATTGAAGATAAACTGGATATCAAAATATTATGTATTGAATACGACGAAGCTGGCATTCCCTTAGACACTAATTATAAGAACAGAATAAAACAGTCTGTAGCTAGCATACTTGACTCTGGATACTCAATGGTGTGCGCTCAAAATGTTGGTGGAAATTACACGTTTGTCAAACACGCGTAA
- a CDS encoding ribonuclease Z has protein sequence MQITFLGTSSGVPTRGRNVSSVALRLPQRAELWLFDCGEGTQHQLLRSELKSSQLSRIFVTHMHGDHIFGLMGLLASCGLAGNVERVDIYGPAGLNEYIQAACRYSHTHFSYPVKVHAIRPGVIYEDNEFTVSCGSLHHRIPAFGYRIAEKDRTGRFDVEKAKALQIPPGRIYGQLKRGETVTLNDGRVINGTELCGPTEIGRKIAYCTDTVYCEGAVELAQDADVLIHEATFAHQDADMAFQRLHSTTTMAAQTALVAKAHRLIMTHFSPRYAPGNSLELKDLLQEARAIFLNTDMAYDFMTYDVPRRREVEST, from the coding sequence GTGCAGATAACATTTTTAGGGACGAGTTCTGGTGTACCTACAAGAGGGCGCAATGTTTCCAGCGTTGCTCTCAGATTACCCCAACGGGCAGAGCTGTGGTTATTCGACTGTGGCGAAGGTACCCAGCATCAACTTTTGCGGAGTGAGCTGAAAAGTAGCCAATTATCCCGAATTTTTGTCACCCACATGCACGGCGACCACATTTTTGGCTTGATGGGACTTCTGGCTAGTTGCGGCTTAGCTGGTAATGTGGAACGAGTTGATATCTATGGCCCAGCTGGATTAAATGAATATATCCAAGCTGCTTGTCGGTACTCCCATACACATTTTTCCTATCCTGTCAAAGTTCATGCCATCCGTCCTGGTGTGATTTATGAAGATAATGAGTTCACTGTTAGCTGTGGGTCTTTGCACCACCGCATTCCTGCCTTTGGTTACCGTATAGCAGAAAAAGACCGAACAGGACGTTTTGATGTAGAAAAAGCCAAGGCTTTGCAAATTCCTCCTGGTCGCATTTACGGTCAACTCAAGCGTGGTGAAACAGTCACCCTTAACGATGGACGAGTGATTAATGGTACAGAACTGTGCGGGCCAACAGAAATTGGACGCAAGATTGCTTATTGCACAGACACAGTTTATTGTGAAGGCGCAGTAGAATTGGCGCAAGATGCAGATGTTTTAATTCATGAAGCTACCTTTGCCCATCAAGATGCAGACATGGCTTTTCAGCGGTTGCATTCTACAACCACAATGGCTGCACAAACAGCTTTAGTCGCTAAAGCGCATCGGTTAATTATGACTCATTTCAGTCCCCGCTATGCTCCTGGAAATTCCTTGGAGTTGAAGGATTTACTTCAGGAAGCCCGTGCAATTTTTCTCAATACAGACATGGCTTATGATTTCATGACTTATGATGTCCCCAGACGCAGGGAAGTAGAGTCAACGTAA
- a CDS encoding SfnB family sulfur acquisition oxidoreductase: MTSVINTEQQAHIIQDDQEAIAIAHELAAEFAKGDSERDQTRRLPAEEVQKFSQSGLWGITVPKEYGGAFVSNVTLAEVVKIISEADSSLGQIPQNHLYMVEAIRLDGTQEQKKFFFDLVLQGKRFGNAFSEIGTKSVTDVQTKLEPDGSDYVLNGRKYYSAGALLAHWVPVIANQDGKTVVAFVERDAPGLTLLDDWTSFGQRTTASGTTIIENVKVKAEYVIPHYLAFERATPMGAIAQIIQAAVDVGIAKAAVRDTIYFVRNHTRPWVDSNLEKGYEDPLTLYNLGNVQIQVHAAEALLRRAGEFIDIANESGLEEPKVVEASIAVAEAKALATEASLLATNKLFELAGTKSTLEQFNYNRHWRNARAHTLHDPVRWKYYAVGNYFLNGVYPPRHPWL; this comes from the coding sequence ATGACATCAGTAATTAATACTGAACAGCAAGCGCATATTATTCAGGATGATCAAGAAGCGATCGCGATCGCTCACGAACTAGCAGCTGAGTTTGCCAAGGGTGACTCAGAACGCGACCAAACTCGGCGTCTACCTGCCGAAGAAGTGCAAAAGTTCTCCCAAAGCGGATTGTGGGGGATTACAGTCCCTAAAGAGTATGGTGGGGCTTTTGTATCGAATGTCACCTTGGCAGAAGTAGTTAAAATCATCTCCGAAGCTGACTCTAGCCTCGGTCAAATTCCCCAAAATCACCTCTATATGGTGGAAGCAATCCGGTTGGATGGCACACAAGAGCAGAAGAAGTTTTTCTTTGATTTGGTTCTACAAGGTAAGCGCTTTGGTAACGCCTTCTCGGAAATTGGCACTAAGTCTGTCACTGATGTCCAAACAAAGTTAGAACCAGATGGTTCTGACTACGTACTCAATGGACGCAAATACTACTCTGCTGGGGCATTACTAGCACATTGGGTTCCTGTGATTGCTAACCAAGATGGTAAGACAGTGGTGGCATTTGTGGAAAGAGATGCCCCAGGATTGACCTTACTTGATGACTGGACGAGCTTCGGACAGCGTACCACCGCCAGCGGCACTACCATTATTGAAAACGTGAAAGTGAAGGCAGAATACGTGATTCCCCACTATTTAGCCTTTGAGCGGGCTACACCGATGGGTGCGATCGCGCAAATCATCCAAGCTGCTGTAGACGTAGGAATTGCCAAAGCCGCAGTCCGTGACACCATCTACTTTGTCCGCAACCATACCCGCCCTTGGGTTGACAGCAACTTAGAAAAAGGATATGAAGACCCGCTAACACTCTATAATTTAGGCAATGTCCAAATTCAAGTTCACGCTGCTGAAGCATTGCTGCGGCGTGCGGGTGAGTTTATCGACATCGCCAACGAGTCAGGTTTAGAAGAACCCAAGGTAGTTGAAGCATCGATCGCAGTTGCTGAAGCCAAAGCCTTAGCCACCGAAGCATCACTACTAGCTACCAACAAGTTGTTTGAACTAGCAGGTACTAAGTCCACATTGGAGCAATTCAACTATAATCGCCACTGGCGAAATGCCCGCGCTCACACACTCCACGATCCCGTGCGCTGGAAATACTACGCTGTTGGCAACTACTTCCTCAATGGTGTTTATCCCCCACGCCATCCTTGGCTGTAA
- the sfnG gene encoding dimethyl sulfone monooxygenase SfnG — translation MVDIKFAYWIPNVSGGLVVSKIPQRTNWTYEYNAQLAQTAEEVGFEYALAQARFIASYGAEYQLEAFTTVSALAPVTKKIKLIAAVHPGLWHPGVVAKIGSSIDFLSNGRFALNVVSGWFKDEFTIYGEPWLDHDERYRRSEEFIRVLKGLWTEDEFHFKGDFYRINGGWVKPKPLTQPHPEIFQGGNSKAARRMAGRVSDWYFMNGNTIEGVREQIAEVSALARSEGRKIKFGLNSFIIVRDTEAEAHEVLREIIAQADVEAVKGFGEAVKQAGASTREREGMWANSNFEDLVQYNDGFRSGLIGTADQVAEKIRQFYEAGVDLILGGFLHYSDDLPAFGRTVIPIVRELEVNRQTSDELVVV, via the coding sequence ATGGTAGATATTAAATTCGCATACTGGATTCCTAACGTCAGCGGGGGGTTAGTGGTAAGTAAAATCCCCCAACGGACAAATTGGACTTATGAATACAATGCTCAACTAGCTCAAACAGCTGAAGAAGTCGGGTTTGAATATGCTTTAGCACAAGCCAGATTTATCGCCAGCTATGGCGCTGAGTACCAGTTAGAAGCATTTACAACCGTATCAGCCCTAGCTCCAGTCACCAAAAAAATAAAGCTAATTGCAGCAGTTCACCCTGGCTTGTGGCATCCGGGAGTAGTTGCTAAAATCGGTTCCAGCATTGATTTTTTGTCCAACGGTAGGTTTGCCCTCAACGTAGTCAGCGGCTGGTTCAAAGATGAATTCACTATCTATGGTGAACCTTGGTTAGACCATGACGAACGCTATCGTCGTTCCGAGGAATTTATCCGTGTTCTCAAAGGTTTGTGGACAGAGGATGAGTTTCACTTCAAAGGCGACTTTTATCGTATCAACGGTGGTTGGGTGAAGCCCAAACCACTTACCCAACCGCATCCAGAAATCTTCCAAGGCGGTAACTCAAAAGCAGCCCGGCGCATGGCTGGGCGGGTGTCTGATTGGTATTTTATGAATGGCAATACTATAGAAGGGGTGCGAGAGCAGATTGCAGAGGTGTCTGCATTAGCTCGTAGTGAAGGACGCAAAATCAAGTTTGGTTTGAATTCCTTTATTATCGTGCGTGATACGGAAGCAGAAGCCCATGAAGTATTGCGCGAGATCATCGCCCAAGCTGATGTGGAAGCGGTTAAGGGATTTGGCGAAGCCGTGAAACAGGCGGGAGCCTCGACTCGTGAACGCGAGGGAATGTGGGCGAATTCCAATTTTGAAGACTTAGTACAGTATAACGATGGCTTCCGGTCAGGTTTGATAGGTACAGCTGACCAAGTAGCCGAGAAGATTCGCCAATTTTATGAAGCCGGAGTTGATTTAATTCTCGGTGGCTTCTTACACTACTCAGATGATTTACCTGCATTTGGTCGTACAGTAATTCCGATTGTGCGGGAACTAGAAGTTAATCGTCAGACATCTGATGAGTTGGTTGTGGTGTAG